DNA sequence from the Alkalilimnicola ehrlichii MLHE-1 genome:
CATCCCCGGTACCGGGCGGCACATGCTCCAGGGCACAGAGCAGTCGCCCGGCGCCCACATGGCGCACCGACAGATCCACACGGCAGCCCGCGGCAAGCTGCAGGCCGCAGTACCGGCGCACGCCCGCCTCCGGACGCTGGTTCGCCAGCGCACGCTGCAGACGTACGGCGTCCCCGTCCACCATCAATTGCCAGAATGGCCGCTGCCGGAGGGGCTCCGCCGAGGCCTCGAGAAAGGCCCGGGCCTGCTCGTTCAGGGCATGGATGGTGCCCCCTTCATCGAGGATCAATTGCGCCACCGGGGCCAGTCGGAAGGCCGGTTGGTCGGCCATCGGCGCCCCAGGCTCGGGGTCCGGCGACGATTCGGGGTTGGGTCGTTGCTCCATCTCCGCTCCTTGGAACTAAAGGCTGTAAAGGCCACCGCGACGGGCGTACAAGCAGCTTACGACCTGGCCAACGCGGTGGCCAGGGACAGTGGCATCAGGCCGGCGTGGGATCAGTCAAAGAGGGAGGCATAGGCCCGTGCCGCGGCCTCCACGTCAGGGGCCGAGAAGACGTCGGTGATCACGGCCAGGGCATCGGCCCCCGCCGCCACCACCGGCGCGGCGTTGCGGGCCGTAATACCGCCGATGGCCACCACTGGAACACGTAACCGGGGCCGGATCCGCCGCAGCATCTCCGGGGTGGCCCGCACCGCTCCGGGCTTGGTCGGCGACGGGAAGAAGGCACCGAAGGCCACGTAGTCGGCCCCCTCGGCCTGCAGGTGCCGGGCGCGTTCCGGGTCATTGTAGCTGGAGGCCCCCACCAGGCGCTCCGGCCCAACCACGGCGCGGGCATCGGCGACCGCGCTGTCCCCCCGGCCAACGTGCACCCCATCCGCCCCGACCGCCGCCGCCAGCGCCGCGTCGTCGTTGACGATGAAGAGCACGCCATGGCGCCGGCAGAGTTCGGCCAGGGCCCCGGCCTCTTCCCGCCGGCGGGCGGCGTCAGCGCCCTTGTCCCGATACTGCACCATCGCCGCGCCACCGCGAATCGCCTGCAGCACGCGCCCGGGGAGCGCCCCGGGGGGTTGCAGGCCGGGGTCGGTGATCACGTAAAGCCCCCGGACCCGGCGGCGTCGCTCCTCGCGCTGCGGCATCGCGTTTACCTGAGCATTGTTCGAGGTTAAAGTTGCAGTCGGTGGCGGATGCGCCCAACGGCCTGGCGGATCCGCATTGGTACAACGTTCTCCGACTGACTGTAAAGGGTTGACTGATGGAATACCGCTCCTGGATGTGTGTGGTCTGCGGCTGGATCTACGACGAGGAGGAGGGATTGCCCGAGGAAGGCATCAAGCCGGGCACCCGTTGGGAGGATATCCCTGATGACTTCCGTTGCCCCGAGTGCGACGCCGCCAAGTCCGATTTCGAGATGATCGAGGTGTGAGCCGCCGGGCCGCGGGCCGCCGGCAGGCGGCCACGGCCGCTCAACCACCCCCCGCCTCAGCCGCACGCCGGCCCCGCTGCTCGTCCACCGGCCAACTGACCAGGAAGGCCCCGATAAACAGCAGCGCACAGAAGAGAATGGCCAGGTGCAGGCCCACCCAGGCCTGGAGCAGCCCCATCAGGAGCAGACTGAACGCCCCGGCCAGTTTCAGGGACAACCCCCAGAAGCCAAAGAACTCGGCGGCATGCCCCTGCGGCGCGAAGGCCCCGACCAGGGCACGGGTGGTGGACTGGCACGCGCCCAGGGCCGAACCGGCCAGCGTGCCCACCACCAGAAAGACGTACTGCGCCTGCCACTCCACGCCGAACAGCGCCCGTGCCGCCGCGGCCACCTGCGGCGTCGCGTAAATGCAGACCACCGCCAGCACCCACAGCGTCACCGTCACCCGGTAGGTCCGCAACCCACCCAGCCGGGTCTGAAGCAACCCGAAACCCACCGCCCCGACCGCCGCGCTGATCTGCACAATGATGAACATCAGCGTGCGTACCCCCTGATCCCAACCGATCACCTGGGCGCCGTAGATGAACGAGAAGGCGATAATGATGTACATCCCGCTCATGGCCAGGAAGGTGGAGAGCAGGAAGACCGCCAGGTCACGGTAGCCGCGCAGATTGCCGAGCGTGG
Encoded proteins:
- a CDS encoding rubredoxin, producing the protein MEYRSWMCVVCGWIYDEEEGLPEEGIKPGTRWEDIPDDFRCPECDAAKSDFEMIEV
- the thiE gene encoding thiamine phosphate synthase, producing the protein MPQREERRRRVRGLYVITDPGLQPPGALPGRVLQAIRGGAAMVQYRDKGADAARRREEAGALAELCRRHGVLFIVNDDAALAAAVGADGVHVGRGDSAVADARAVVGPERLVGASSYNDPERARHLQAEGADYVAFGAFFPSPTKPGAVRATPEMLRRIRPRLRVPVVAIGGITARNAAPVVAAGADALAVITDVFSAPDVEAAARAYASLFD